The genome window GTAGTCCATGTTGGATCAGCACGTGTAAATGCCACGGACTTTCAGGATTCTGCCTTTTCTTCTCACCATCCACATTCCCTCCCTCctcttctatttttcttttattttcttctggaACTTACCCTCTTCAGTTAACCCCACAAGGCCAGGACCCAGGCCATTGGGGAGCTTTTACAGTTTTTCCCATACTGATTGTATTATATTCATTCACTGTTTGAAATATAAAACGAGATCAAAAGTAATGTTAGAAAAGCCATCAACTCATAAAGTTGTTAAGAATAGTTATATTTGAACTTGATATTTTGTGTCCGAATTTCCCCTCTTTTAGGTTCCCTCCCGACATTTCCCCAATATCAAAGCTTTGATAGAGGAAAAATGCTTCATTTCCATTAGTAttggtttgaaattgaaagaaagaagggatGGCATACCCAATTCTAATTAGTGCTTCTTCCCAAAATAagtcaaaacaaaaccaaataaacCTTAATTAAGTTACCCATCTAACATATAATATTGTTATTATTGTCAACATCTCTTTATATCAAGCAGTATAAAGAAGTAGCAAATGGGAGCACATTTGGAGATGTGGTACCATTATCATGATCATGTCACAAGTGGACCACCAAAGATATGGCTAAGCCTTTGGCTTTGGTTGcaatccatatatatatatagagagagttTTCATTGAAAGGTccttaaataagtttattttaaGAATATTTTTGTAGGTCCCTCACAccgcattatatatatatatatattttgtgaatttagGTAATTTTTATGGTTTCTTTTACCGATCAACATATACAAAtgtaaatattattttaaggaTTTGCCTCATGCCTAGGATCCGGATCATGATGCATGCATCAAAATTCTCGTTCATGGTCACCGATTGCAGCACAGCACCCCAATATTTACCCCAAAACAATGCCAATGGGGGTAAATAAGTAATTTAACACCATATGAACAACTAAATTAGGTTAGGACCTCTCAAGTTTCTCACTTGCACTGAATTTGATGCAAATTTTGTCACTTGATGAACGCAATTCAGGGCACTCACTCAGTCCATGATCATCGCATACACACCCCTTTTGAGTTTGACCGCagctttaaacaaaatttctaCCTTcagtaaattaatttaatcatGCAGCATGAAAAAAACAAGTATAGTGCAATCTAgctatattatataatttacataTTTTGTGCATGAACAATATTGGACCAGAAGAAGGCCCACAGGGCTTAAAAAGAGGCAGATATGAACCAGGTTTGGAATATAAAGGAATGAAAgaaataattcccaaattcctcGTTGACTCTGACCAGCTACTGTGAGCATGCGCAATTGAAGACTGACAGATGAATTTGGATACAAAAAGACgaaaaacacaattttttttattaaaaaaagggaagaaaatgTTACtgtattaaaaattaaatgggaAATTTGACAGTTTTGCTGGATTTCTTCATCTTAATGAGGCGATATTAAGGATTAGGGTCTCCCATTCAACGGACAATTTACCGAAGCCCCTTCACATTATTCATACCCTTCCCATGAGAAAACAAGACACCGCCCCCCTTCATatgaatatataatatatatttcatgaATATTTACCGAAtttattaattcatatatacattattttctaccttcaatttctttgtttgctATTTTTTTACTGattgtttctttatttctgTGCCCATCTTCTACTGTCAGACCTTAAGCTTTAAACTcatccattctctctctctctctctctctctctctctctctttccttcttcttcttctttatctctctatctctctttaAACCTACGACATCGTGCCCTTGAAGCGAAGGAACTATTAgtgctttctctctctcggCTGTCTGCCTTCTTTCCTGTGAGGCCGGTtgtattcttttctttgtctCAGAGGGAAAGTGGAAGCTCTTTCTACCTACTGCAAAAAGGTCtactgctttttctttttttgttctttatcATTCATGCGTATCTTGATTTGAACTTTATATGTTatgtttctcttcttcttctttcttgtgttccctttttttattccTACTTACATTACTAACTAATATTACGTTTTTGGAGTTCATCTCCAATTATAAGCAAATATTACtgataaaaaatgaatttactTGGAGTTCATCTCTTACACATAGTACACAGAGAGAGATGGTGTTTTGAGGTCCACCAAAGGCAAACTTTCTCCCTTCCACATAAACATGCACATACGATAACCGTACCGGGGATCGATCTTCTTTACCAAAAAGTTTGGATTTCTAGGTTACACCATGTTCCTGTGCTCACAACTTACTAGCAAACATCTCAAATTAGTATAAGGGTTTCCAGGGATCTTCCCAGTTTCTATAATCTGacaagaaaaaaccaaaaaatgttATTTCATGGATGGTTTAGCTTGATCTTTGAAGTTTAGCTAGTTTATTTGTTACTTCTGCATTCAACTTTTAACTCTGCCTTTACATGCCTGTTAAGGATATATAACGAGTGCAATTAGCTCCTTTTGTATTTCATATATATCATACTTGTGTTCTAAAAATAAACTCTTGCCCTTCTTTTTCAGGTTATTGTAGTTTAAATCCGCAAATACAtaaagaaggaggaggaggatgatgGCTGCAGGAAATGGACAACTGACTGTCCCTCCAGGGTTCCGATTCCATCCTACGGATGAAGAGCTTCTCTACTATTACCTCAGGAAGAAGGTCTCTTATGAAGCCATCGACCTTGATGTTATTAGGGAGGTGGATCTCAACAAACTGGAGCCCTGGGACCTCAAAGgtgagatttttcttttttggtttccATAATTATAATACATACACACAACACGCGTGCGCACGCGCACACATATAATCTTAAAATGATAATAACTGTGAATGTTGTGCATGCAGAGAAATGCAGAATAGGATCAGGGCCTCAGAATGAGTGGTACTTCTTCAGCCACAAGGATAAGAAATACCCAACAGGAACTCGAACGAACCGGGCAACCACAGCTGGGTTTTGGAAGGCAACTGGGAGAGACAAAGCCATCCATCTCGCCAATTCCAAGAGGATTGGCATGAGGAAAACCTTAGTCTTTTACACTGGCCGCGCACCTCATGGCCAAAAGACCGACTGGATCATGCATGAGTATCGCCTCGAAGATGACAACATTAGTGCTGATCAAGTTCAGGTAAAATTAAGTATAATCGATGTTAAAAAcccacatttttttattagtgAACCACAAATATATGTATGTCAATTACCAACCCGTCAAAATAATTGATGTAACAAGGGAATCTTACTTGTCATGTGTCACATGGGAGTTGTTATGTAAGTGGTCGAAATATGTGGTCATATAATATTTGAAATAACTAATAGGTTGATGGTCTTTTGGTTCAGCAGGAAGATGGATGGGTGGTTTGTAGGgttttcaaaaagaagaatCACAACAGAGGCTATCAACCAGAATTTGCTCATCATCAAGATCAAGAACACGATCACTTCCCAAACATGAAGGCAAGTGTTTCTCATGCTCCAGTACTACTAGATCACCATGagccaaaacaaaatcatcatcatctggAAGCACTGTATGATTACACTAGTAGTTTTGATCATGCTGGGTCCATGCACCTCCCGCAGTTGTTCAGTCCAGAGTCAGCTGTTGCTTCATCCTTCGTGTCGCCTAATACTATCAATTTGAACACCATGGACATTGAGTGTTCTCAAAACCTTTTGCGGCTAACATCTactgcagcagcagcagcagctggtTGTGGCCAACTCATGCAACAGCAGGAGAGATCCTTGATCAACGGTGGTGATTGGTCATTCTTGGACAAGCTCCTCACATCTCACCAGAGCCTCGATCATCACCACTCATCACATACCAAATGCAACAACCCTTCTTCATCAGCTCAGCAGCAGCTTAATAATTCTCATGAACATGTCGGTACTTCATCAACAACACAGCAGAGATTCCCATTTCAATACCTTGGCTGTGGAACTGACCTTTTAAAGTTTTCCAAGTAGCTAGCTCTGGGGTTCTGCAAGCCTGCAAAGTCTCTTTGGTGGATCGATATTCACTTCATCGATCCATCCTAATTAAGCTGTGCACGCTCCACTCTTAATTTATTTGGGTAGTTTTTCTTAGATATATATTTGGTTCAAATTCTAgccttttctatttaatttataagttttatttcttttgagtatcaaaatgtatatataaataagttttatttcttttggtgtTTTGCTTAGATATTTGATGTATTCTCACACTATAGcttaaattattttccatttgataaagttaTAAATGATTGGTTCCATTTCTTGTGAGTTTCGGCCATAGGTTGCAGGTTAAAGGTAGAACCATGTAAGTATTTTGCGAGTGTGTGTATGCACTAAATTATATATACGTACTGGGAGAAGACTTGTTTTGTTTGCCAAGTAGTGCGCTCAATCCTCAATGTGCCGTGGCCTGGAACCCTCCCGACAAAATAAAGCTAGTTTCAAACATCTCTATATATATGGGGAAATATGGATTAATTGACAGACACCAACCTTGCTTTGCTTTGCCCTTTATGTGTCAAAACTTTCCCAGAGACAAATTGAGCACGGCCTTCTATATGTTTTGCCCTTGGAGGAGTGAAGTGTCTGGTCATGATCATACGGATCAAGTTGCCTAACAGCTTGTAGAGCTAACCATAAGCTAGTACATTTAACAAAAATGGGGATAAAAAATTCAGAGTGTCTTATATAAAGAGTacatttattataaataaataaataaataaaagaccTCTGTaaagccgtgcggctatactcttttttaaaaaaaataccccgcatatagccgagcggctacactatttttataattaaaaaagtagtatagccgggcggctgtactatttttaaataaacaagtggtatagccgcgcggctatactaataATAATCCCGAGtttagccgcccggctatactatttatattttaaaaaaagaggcCCCGCCCGCGCCCGCTTTGCCACGTCTCAAAACAGTAtaggctatactattttattattaaaaaatcgGCATACaaccgcccggctatactatttttattattaaaaaaatagtgtatagccgcatggctatactataATAAAAAGTACCGGCCTGCGCCTTCCGCCAtttcgccacgtgtcaaaatagtatagccatacggctatactattttaattatattaaaaatccgagtatagccgggcggctatactatttttaaacaaaattaggACCCGCCTGGCGCTAGTGCCCATTTctccacgtgtcaaaaatagtatagctgctcggctatacgatttttaaaataataaaaccatggtgtagccgcgcggctagactattttatttataaacaaaaaccGACTATAGCCATCCGGCTATATTAtctattgaaaaaaattaggacCCGCATGGCTCCtaacttttcttcttgttccttTGTTAATTGTTTTGGTTCTACAATGTTTCGTATATCAACAATAGCCACTTCATGAACTAAATCAAAAGGCTGGAACTCATTAACAATTTAAATTTAGAAAGCAAAATGGGATTGAAgcttttaaaattaatttcgtGGTTTATGATCAGTTTGAGTTGTATGATAAACCCAAATCAATGAGAAGCTTCTCTAACCCTAGTTGAGAAGAATGAAAttaacaagaaaaattaacCTAATATGTCTCTTACCTGTTCTTGTGGCTTCAAGAGAGTGCTTTAACAATCCCacaagaaaaattgaaggaaaagaatGAGAAGGGTAGCTCTGGCCTAAGGAACATGGAAGAGAAGGCGTGAAGATGAACGATGGGAAATAGAAGAACTAGGAGAAAGAGACGCGAGCGTGAACACATATGGgattatttttgaaattctgaaattttcattaaacTCTAATGCCTCTCCAAACTGATTGccgcataatcagaaaatgaaagcagctctattatagctttctctcgaagcaatttttaacaataaatgattttctcatagtttaccaaaagcttcccaaaatttaaaaaaaaatcacttatcaccctgaataagcaatgccaaacggACACTTAGACTACTCAAGTGTGGTCTCACGATTATGGTAGAGCTCTAGGACTCGATAAGGAGTTCTAATACAACTATACCTGCAGCTAATATAAAGTCTGTGTTTTAAAGATAATTATTGAGCTAAGAGAAGGATTCCTAATTAGATTGTGGAATAGGAGGTTAAAACCTAATACATTTCGGAAGTTGAAGCACTCAAAACCCCATCTGGAGCCAAGTGAGATAAAGAGATCAAGCAGAGGAGAGAAGAGCCTTTGTTCTTGTTCACTGTTCCTTGCAGCACAAGTCCAGTTGCAGTTCAGGAGATTCAAAGGTATGGATATGTTGTACTGTTCTTTTGTGTGTAGCCTTAAGGTTTACACAAACAAAGTAGCAATTTGGTATTAGCTGGGCCTTGCAAATGGGTAGGACACAATAATGAATATGCAAATTAGTACTAATGAAGCCTTCATCAGTTAATTAGCTATCATGGATTTAGTTTAATTTGTGTTGTTGACTAATTGAAACTTGTATATGGGTCAAGAATCACGTTACATATCCATCTTTGCGTTGCTGTGGGCATGTTGTGAGTGTGTACCATTTGGCCATGATAGAAAATCTTTTCCTTCCTATGATGAGTTGCAATCAAACAACTTTTGCTTAAATAATTAAGCTATATATATGTTCTTGCTTTATATTTTCCTGgtcttctcttctcttgccTTATCCCATTGACATAAGCAGAAAAGTTTAAATTAACTTTCTTAACCTTGTTCaagttaaaaaatatatcCTTGATTACGTCTCTCTCCCGATGATTAGTGACCGAAAATTGagtatgttttttgtttgtttttgtttgtatggATTGAGTGTGTTGATGCTCCACACGTCATATATACGAATGAATAGTTGATTAAGCCTCTGGTTATAATTATCTAATTGACTCTTGGACATGGCATGGGATTAAAGActatatgaaaattttaagattATATTATCCCGTACACATGCATGGAAAATATAACTCAATCTATAGAAAGTCTTGGGTTTAATATTCAAGCTAAGGGCTAAAAGTCCAAACTCTGATCCTACTAAAATTCAACTTTGAGTTGGATAAGAGTGAAGAATCtgatatatttattcaaagaCATAGACAAAAGGGCTCTCAAAACTCAGGTAAGAGATCATTTTCAAAGCATGtgatctttttttcttttattttctgttttttcttcatctcttttgaATCTTCTCATCTCCTTTGGTTGTTATCTTTCCATTTCTAAAATGGTTTGATTATGattgaaaatttcattttcttgatatacatatgaaaaatgaatCCCTCAGGTTACCTAGTTTCTTCACAAAtatcagaaaagaaaacaaacccATGAACACAAATCAGTGAATATATACTTAAGTACGCAAATATTGGTTGCAAAATTTCTTTCAAAAGCAAACCTTTCCATTAAAAACCAATGCAAGAAAGAAGTTTCTCCAGCCTGCTAACTTAGTATAAGCTTTGCCTTTCTTGACAGCTATAGAAACCTTAAATACAACTCTGTATGGGCCTTCCCATGCCCCCACATACAACTCATATCAAtgtcacatatatataaacaaagcCTACAAGGCCCATTTTACGTCACAACAAATAGTATTAAAAGTATTCGACAAAATACCTCAAAGACGGATAGAATTTGACCGGATAACATTGGATGGATGAGGAGCATCATTTCGTCCTAACCTCCAACCTAACATAACTACCAAGGGCCTAAATTTTTCTAAcgaaaaagttaaaaatcaGGGACAGTCTGAAAGCATGCTTTGGCTTAATGGGAAAAGCCAAAAGCTCAAGAagcaatattttaaaagtgaTTAGGAGCAATTAACATAAAAGTCCTAAGATGTAACCTAAGTAAGGGATAATGTAGATTAATAGGGAAGATTAGCATATTCAAATAACAAAGGGAGAGAAAGTAGGGCCTTGTTTTGAACACGGGACGGGATGCCCTTTTCATATCAAAATGCTCTGCTCTGCTCTGCAGctattggttttgtttttttggggcaTATTGCAGCCACAAGGGGGCATAGGGGCATATCAGCATATGCAAGTGTCAGTGACTCAGTGACCCAAGATACATTGTCAGAGCCACGTGTCTGGTGTTGtatcaattattattaaaatccCAAGTTTGTCTTGGTGTGAATGAATGGCTAGTATGgtaaaaaacaagaaaataaaatatgtgatACCCTTTCTTTTGgggctttttatttttatatttatatttttatattttgattttattccCAAAGCTGAAAAtctttatagtaaacaccaATTAAAGGGTCCTGTTGGAAAACCCTAACAAGTTTTAACTGctagatatttttcttttataaatggcTAAAATGGTATAAAAAACAAGAATGGAATATGTGATATCTTTCTTTTggcatttttattattattttaatatctTAAATATCTTGATTTGATTCTCAAAGCTCAAAATCTTTATGGTAATCACCAATTAAAGGGGGGTCCTCTTGGAAAACCCTAAAAAGTTTTTACTGTTTTttccaacccaaaaaaaacaaaaaaagaaaaagaaaaatcttagtAAGGGTGTGAGTGAGTTGAGTTTTTTCCAAGTTAAAAAGCCAAggtctttcttttatttgctTCTTAGAAGCGCTTGGGTTCCGCCACCCGCCGCCTGGTTGAAACAAGAACAAAGGAGAGGCTTTTGGGTCTATCTTGTATTCCAAAGTCCTCCTTTTTTGCGTTTATATTAACGATAACGATACCAATCTCTCGTTTGTTTCCATCATttccaaaggaaaaagagaaaaagaagaaaaaaaagggaaaaagttgCATTGCTTTGGCAGTTTGGcctttgctttgctttcaTATTCTGTATAGCCTTTTGACGATACCCAGTTAAGTATTTATGTGATGTTTGTGAACCCACATCAAATCCCAGAGAGCAAAGCATAGCGGGAGACAGAAACCTTTGTAAACACCGCCATTGTTAACAAGGTTTGATTTTTCTCTTATCTTCATCCCTCTTTATCTATCCAGTATGTACCCATAATATCTATGCAGATTAGCCTCTCATTGGGCATTGATGCTTTgttgcatttttatttttattatctttggTTTTATCAGACCAAAAGACCAACTGGGTCTTACTAGCTGTAAGCCTATAATTAGTGCTAGGCGCTACTTCTTCCTGCTATCACATTTATTCTGCTTTGGTTTGTCTCAGTCTTAGtgatgttgggttttctcagATTTTGATAGCAGCAGTCAGCAGAGGACGGTTCttttttgtggaaaatatAACCTTTTTATAACGAAAGTAGACAAAATGAAGTACGTATTGGTGACGGGTGGTGTTGTCAGTGGACTCGGCAAAGGGGTCACAGCTAGTAGTATCGGATTGCTCCTTCAAGCATGTGGCCTTCGTGTTACATCTATCAAAATTGGTACCTTTCTCTTTAAGAGTTTCCTCAGCTGGTTTTGGTTTAAATATGCAAATTTTAATACCTTTTGATGAgtatacaaaacaaaattgcagCGTTTCTTTTTCGTTGTACTTAGACTGATGTCATTTTAATAAATTCCAACTTTCTCACAGTACAATTTGCAATTTGTTCTCCCACTAGcttagtttttttgaatgtgGTTGTGTTGTATATTGGATGTAAATTTCTCTAAATAGAGAATCATAAAACACTTCACTTCACCTTGGCCTCAGCCTTTGTTCAGGTGTTAGAGATAGAGCTTGGATATTAGGATATTTCTTGCTTGTGATGTATCAGACTTATTGATATTTTACCGCATGTCCTTATACAActtgataatatttttattttaataaggAAATATAAGTTTTAATGCTTCTTCATACATCAATAGTTTATATCGTACTTACTAATGCTGAATTGTATCTGTGTATGCAGATCCCTACTTGAACACAGATGCAGGGACAATGTCTCCTTTTGAGCATGGGGAGGTGTTTGTCTTAGATGATGGTGGCGAGGTAAATTGCCTAATAAACAGATCCAATATTGCATGCTGTTGTTTTAACTTTTGTGGGTTTTTGGTGCTTTCTATTGTTATCTTTAGATGTGGCTGATGCTCTAATTTTAGTGGTGACAGAGAGTGGTTATGACTcgctttttttgttttcaaaggTGGACCTTGACCTTGGAAACTATGAGCGGTTTCTAGATCTCACTTTGACCTGCGACAACAATATCACAACTGGAAAAATTTATCAGGTTACTTGACTTCCTCCTTTCGGTTTGTGGAGCCATGTTTAACGTTTGGATATAACTGAAGAAATCATGTGAGCTTTGTATGTTAAACCActtcttcatttttaattCTTCTCTTGGTTGTTTTAACAGCATGTTATTGACAAAGAGCGAAGGGGAGATTATCTTGGACAGACTGTCCAGGTAGATTTcaacattctttttttttggtacctTTCCAAGATTTGCAAAATTTATGTTGGTACCTGACTTTTATTTCTTCCCCCTCACTAGATCATTCCACACGTTACGGATGCTGTCCAAGAATGGATAGAGCGTGTGGCAATGGTACCTGTTGATGGAAAGGAAGGTCCAGCTGATGTTTGTGTCATTGAATTAGGTGGAACTATAGGTACatgcaaattttattttgtttgtttaggACGCAATATTTTCCTGTTACTTAATAgctcaaaataaaatcctatcaaatgttttaaaataaactctTGTTCCCCATATTGCAGGGGATATTGAATCAATGCTTTATGTTGAGGCCCTTGGCCAGTTTTCATATCGTATAGGTAAGGTCACGAGCTCGATGAACA of Prunus dulcis chromosome 4, ALMONDv2, whole genome shotgun sequence contains these proteins:
- the LOC117626092 gene encoding protein SOMBRERO; its protein translation is MMAAGNGQLTVPPGFRFHPTDEELLYYYLRKKVSYEAIDLDVIREVDLNKLEPWDLKEKCRIGSGPQNEWYFFSHKDKKYPTGTRTNRATTAGFWKATGRDKAIHLANSKRIGMRKTLVFYTGRAPHGQKTDWIMHEYRLEDDNISADQVQQEDGWVVCRVFKKKNHNRGYQPEFAHHQDQEHDHFPNMKASVSHAPVLLDHHEPKQNHHHLEALYDYTSSFDHAGSMHLPQLFSPESAVASSFVSPNTINLNTMDIECSQNLLRLTSTAAAAAAGCGQLMQQQERSLINGGDWSFLDKLLTSHQSLDHHHSSHTKCNNPSSSAQQQLNNSHEHVGTSSTTQQRFPFQYLGCGTDLLKFSK